One window of the Penaeus monodon isolate SGIC_2016 chromosome 1, NSTDA_Pmon_1, whole genome shotgun sequence genome contains the following:
- the LOC119586215 gene encoding nuclear pore complex protein Nup160-like, which translates to MPNRFSAHTLRKALGIYRRNTDMSTLIDRGMWKLQEEVEAALRDQVEARLTSDLTEEEVTQITIEAWATFYSHTLQYHQVGHKPVGVIGVGADHLIGIVRKQVVSWVRPMDALEVVALAPVESLNVASLDGVLSEDTVVSTAVVALAKPLHLVRQMVPSEVAAAFTLDLYHLQPPDQVGNSITTSLLADNATLATSLAQQLASVSGLVPGLWAYLHALQLDMGMPDALTLENGSLCVPETLSGVLCGHAGAAIVSAVVAQIAKGRLELCRDLLLLQQVALQLGHQCRLTPEASAQLRSTLLPKTTLLTQAYFALLHVSTTAAIHPSQGTVEVAKRQLAALSLNDGPSGIQMPPSPGRPATVLELYFLGSGGDQARSLIAPSVGGASEGTSSNVDGDWAQLLMPLSTTLAQLAWPISRCLMLVEWLVWGGQHGAVQEYVRLLQPWCEWNSCSRKFLLGVALLNQGEATKAAQLLVAAMEGVVTEDYLGVKVAGGAVDTPADQLRVMYCLRVIRLLEQSGQPALALQVAQEGVAMASCDHPSMSALYSVIFKHHLELQHHDEAFTALLACPDQHRRRNCLRQLIVSLHERKCLTTLVNYQYGSLEADVINILESRARSADILVNNYYDLLYAFHISKHNYKKAASVMYECALRLNIEGVGEKGLQQQAKCYLACLNCLRHIPPQQAWIIKPLPKSGEDEADQEMATRKSNSISPKRSSDGESVAPPLSRRRPQVKVLELPHIEREYELVHARLKIVKTQPDASASGGPLSAADTISLLTHGRLFTEAVRLARLFEQPIAPILQGLAHTCIHPQNTLNKATTQDENGILRESEESQMWWNLLRELVDGEEQSNQTVLHNAVTSVLLQHSTTLPTWLVNSYMVRNCGELLRLYVGHGLLEEGVKLACQYIDGVLGHGTEQVGLPNALHAGAAPVWLPYTALDKLLLELREVQQDTHFAKLSAELNDRLKKYNQELESVSQNRIILLQG; encoded by the exons ATGCCAAATAGGTTTTCTGCACATACGTTGCGGAAAGCACTGGGG ATATACCGAAGAAACACGGACATGTCAACGTTGATAGATCGTGGAATGTGGAAGCTGCAAGAGGAAGTGGAAGCTGCCCTTAGGGACCAAGTGGAAGCAAGGTTGACATCTGACCTCACTGAAGAGGAGGTGACACAGATAACCATAGAGGCTTGGGCAACATTCTACTCTCACACACTTCAGTACCATCAG GTTGGCCACAAGCCAGTTGGAGTGATTGGTGTAGGTGCAGACCATCTGATTGGTATTGTCAGAAAGCAGGTTGTATCATGGGTACGGCCAATGGATGCCCTGGAGGTGGTTGCTTTGGCCCCTGTGGAGAGTTTGAATGTGGCAAGTCTGGATGGAGTGCTGAGTGAAGACACTGTGGTGAGCACTGCTGTTGTGGCTCTAGCAAAGCCTTTGCACCTGGTAAGACAGATGGTACCCTCAGAGGTAGCAGCTGCATTTACTCTGGACTTGTACCATCTTCAGCCTCCAGACCAAGTAGGCAATTCCATTACTACTTCACTTCTTGCAGATAATGCTACCCTGGCCACCAGCTTGGCTCAACAGCTAGCAAGTGTTTCAGGTTTAGTGCCAGGATTATGGGCATATTTGCATGCTCTTCAGTTAGACATGGGAATGCCTGATGCCCTGACACTAGAAAATGGAAGTCTGTGTGTGCCAGAGACATTGTCTGGTGTTCTTTGTGGACATGCAGGAGCTGCCATAGTTAGTGCTGTTGTGGCTCAGATTGCAAAAGGAAGGCTAGAACTTTGCAGGGACTTGCTGCTGCTCCAACAGGTGGCACTTCAACTAGGCCATCAGTGCCGTCTGACGCCAGAAGCCTCAGCTCAGTTACGTTCAACATTGCTCCCAAAGACAACACTTCTCACTCAGGCATACTTTGCATTATTGCATGTGTCAACCACAGCAGCCATTCATCCCAGCCAAGGAACAGTAGAAGTAGCCAAACGGCAGTTAGCAGCCCTCTCCCTAAATGATGGTCCCAGTGGGATCCAAATGCCACCAAGTCCTGGCCGTCCAGCCACTGTCCTTGAACTGTACTTCCTTGGCAGTGGAGGGGACCAAGCACGTTCCCTCATAGCCCCTTCTGTTGGAGGGGCTTCAGAAGGCACCAGCAGTAATGTTGATGGTGACTGGGCACAGCTCTTGATGCCATTGTCAACAACATTAGCTCAGCTGGCATGGCCCATAAGTCGTTGCCTCATGTTAGTCGAATGGCTGGTATGGGGTGGACAACACGGAGCTGTTCAAGAGTATGTCAGGCTTCTCCAGCCTTGGTGTGAATGGAACAGCTGTTCAAGGAAGTTTTTGTTGGGTGTTGCACTATTAAACCAAGGAGAGGCTACAAAAGCTGCACAGTTGCTTGTGGCAGCCATGGAAGGGGTTGTAACAGAAGATTACTTAGGTGTGAAAGTAGCAGGTGGTGCAGTCGACACTCCTGCAGACCAGCTACGTGTCATGTACTGCTTGCGTGTGATTCGTTTGTTGGAGCAGAGTGGACAGCCTGCACTTGCTCTACAGGTGGCCCAAGAGGGTGTTGCTATGGCCTCCTGTGACCACCCATCCATGTCTGCACTTTATTCTGTCATTTTTAAGCATCACCTAGAGTTACAGCACCACGATGAAGCATTTACAGCCCTGTTAGCCTGCCCTGATCAACATCGCAGAAGGAACTGTCTGCGTCAGCTCATTGTTTCACTTCATGAACGCAA ATGCCTAACCACCTTAGTCAACTATCAGTATGGCAGTCTTGAGGCAGATGTAATTAACATCCTGGAGAGTCGTGCTCGATCAGCTGACATACTTGTTAACAATTATTATGATCTCCTGTATGCCTTCCACATCTCCAAGCACAATTACAAGAAAG CTGCGAGTGTCATGTACGAATGTGCTCTGCGCCTGAATATTGAGGGAGTTGGAGAGAAGGGACTCCAACAGCAGGCAAAGTGTTATCTTGCTTGCCTCAACTGCCTCCGTCATATTCCACCTCAGCAAGCGTGGATTATCAAACCGTTGCCAAAGTCAGGAGAGGACGAAGCTGATCAAGAAATGGCAACCAGAAAGTCAA ATTCTATCAGTCCAAAGCGAAGCAGTGATGGAGAGTCTGTAGCACCCCCACTTAGTCGCCGCCGCCCACAAGTCAAGGTTTTAGAGTTGCCACACATTGAGAGAGAGTATGAATTAGTACATGCCAGGCTCAAGATTGTTAAGACACAGCCTGATGCCTCGGCTTCAG GTGGCCCACTTAGTGCAGCAGACACCATTAGTTTGCTAACCCATGGCAGGCTTTTCACTGAGGCCGTTCGACTTGCAAGACTTTTTGAACAACCCATTGCTCCTATCCTTCAAGGGTTAGCCCACACCTGTATACATCCTCAGAATACTCTTAATAAAGCCACGACACAAGATGAGAATGGAATTTTAA GGGAAAGTGAAGAATCCCAGATGTGGTGGAACCTTCTCAGAGAGTTGGTGGACGGAGAGGAACAGTCAAATCAAACTGTTCTTCACAATGCTGTGACCTCTGTGCTTCTCCAACACTCAACTACTTTGCCCACTTGGCTAGTCAACTCTTACATG GTTCGAAATTGTGGCGAGCTTTTACGGTTGTATGTTGGCCACGGTCTCTTAGAAGAAGGAGTAAAACTTGCTTGCCAGTACATTGATGGTGTTTTAGGTCATGGAACAGAACAG GTTGGTTTGCCAAATGCTTTGCATGCAGGGGCTGCTCCAGTGTGGCTTCCATATACAGCCCTTGATAAACTGCTACTAGAATTGAGGGAAGTGCAGCAGGACACACACTTTGCaaag TTGTCAGCAGAGTTGAATGATCGCCTAAAGAAGTACAACCAGGAGCTTGAGAGTGTTTCACAGAATCGCATTATCTTGCTTCAAGGATAA